One region of Acomys russatus chromosome 8, mAcoRus1.1, whole genome shotgun sequence genomic DNA includes:
- the LOC127193217 gene encoding immunoglobulin omega chain-like codes for MVWTPVLLMMLAQLTGCGPQPILHQPPSASSSLGTTIRLPCTLSRNHNIGIYSIYWYQQRPGHPPRFLLRYFSHLDKLQGPKVPPRFSGSKYVAGNLGYLSISELQPEDEAVYYCAAGLRREEKEKGMARQRGGEK; via the exons ATGGTCTGGACTCCTGTCCTGCTcatgatgttggcccagctcacaG GTTGTGGCCCTCAGCCGATACTGCATCAGCCACCGtcagcctcttcctccctgggaACCACCATCCGCCTCCCCTGTACCCTGAGCAGAAACCATAACATCGGCATTTACAGCATTTACTGGTACCAGCAGAGGCCGGGCCACCCTCCCAGGTTCCTGCTGAGATACTTCTCACACTTAGACAAGCTCCAGGGTCCCAAGGTGCCCCCTCGCTTCTCCGGATCCAAATACGTGGCCGGGAACCTGGGGTACCTGAGCATCTCTGAACTGCAGCCTGAGGACGAGGCTGTGTATTACTGCGCCGCGGGGCTccggagggaggaaaaggagaaagggatggCGAGGCAGCGGGGAGGAGAAAAGTAG